From Cloacibacillus sp. An23, the proteins below share one genomic window:
- the groES gene encoding co-chaperone GroES: MKLKPLGDRIVVKAAPNEEKTKGGLVLPDTVKEKPVEGEVVAVGQGKVLDNGTRQPMEVKVGDKVIYSKYSGTEVKVDDETYLVIGERDVLAIVEK; encoded by the coding sequence ATGAAACTTAAACCGCTTGGAGACAGAATCGTAGTAAAGGCGGCTCCCAATGAGGAGAAGACGAAGGGCGGGCTCGTCCTTCCCGATACCGTGAAAGAGAAGCCCGTCGAGGGCGAAGTCGTCGCGGTAGGCCAGGGCAAAGTGCTTGACAACGGCACGCGCCAGCCGATGGAAGTCAAGGTCGGCGACAAGGTCATCTACAGCAAGTATTCGGGAACCGAAGTCAAGGTCGACGACGAGACCTATCTTGTCATCGGCGAGAGAGACGTCCTCGCCATCGTAGAGAAGTAG